One window from the genome of Mustela lutreola isolate mMusLut2 chromosome 11, mMusLut2.pri, whole genome shotgun sequence encodes:
- the C11H22orf31 gene encoding uncharacterized protein C22orf31 homolog, which translates to MFFESLNIIMTWFPYLVQKALHPIYVRRDPGIPAYGLRQSILLNTRLQDCYVDSPTLTNIWTARMCAKQNINTPAAGTTSSWEVVNTPLVASSFSLIKLVLRRQLKDKCCPGPSRLGEAKPSRRLKSKDNSAERAMPRGRIRHSISSKGRRPVGKHPGSPRLRKPAGGINKSKESSKEKKVTARQDLESRYAEHVAVTQAQPGDTGTAAWKGQALLPETREREQLSEDKLIIHGLPAEGYRALYHSVVEPMLWNPSGTPKRYSLELGKAIKQKLWEALYSQAATPLGAQGSMPGRKQLGVHEEPVPKKWPKFKREK; encoded by the exons ATGTTCTTTGAGAGCCTGAATATCATCATGACCTGGTTTCCCTACTTGGTACAAAAGGCTCTG CATCCCATCTATGTGAGACGAGATCCCGGGATCCCTGCCTATGGGCTCCGTCAGTCTATCCTACTGAACACCAGGCTTCAGGACTGCTATGTGGATTCACCGACCCTCACCAACATCTGGACGGCCAGAATGTGTGCAAAGCAGAACATCAATACCCCAGCAGCCGGGACCACCTCCTCTTGGGAAGTTGTAAATACTCCCTTGGTGGCCAGTTCCTTCTCCCTGATTAAGTTGGTGCTCAGGCGACAACTGAAGGATAAATGTTGCCCAGGACCAAGCAGGTTAGGAGAAGCAAAGCCTTCAAGGAGATTAAAGTCCAAGGACAATTCGGCAGAAAGAGCCATGCCGCGGGGCAGAATAAGACATTCCATCAGTTCCAAGGGCAGGCGGCCAGTAGGGAAGCATCCTGGCTCCCCAAGGCTCAGGAAGCCAGCAGGAGGCATCAACAAG AGTAAAGAaagttcaaaggagaaaaaagtaacCGCCCGCCAAGATCTTGAGAGCAGATATGCTGAACATGTGGCTGTCACCCAAGCACAGCCTGGGGACACTGGGACAGCCGCCTGGAAGGGCCAGGCGTTGCTTCccgaaaccagagagagagagcagttgtCGGAGGACAAGCTAATCATCCATGGCCTCCCCGCAGAGGGTTACAGGGCTCTGTACCACTCGGTGGTCGAGCCGATGCTGTGGAATCCTTCCGGGACCCCCAAGAGGTACAGCTTGGAGCTGGGCAAGGCCATTAAACAAAAGCTCTGGGAGGCTCTGTACAGCCAGGCTGCCACTCCTCTAGGGGCTCAGGGCTCGATGCCTGGCCGGAAGCAGCTGGGGGTCCATGAGGAGCCTGTGCCCAAGAAGTGGCCCAAattcaagagagagaaatag